A region of Vitis vinifera cultivar Pinot Noir 40024 chromosome 13, ASM3070453v1 DNA encodes the following proteins:
- the LOC100245026 gene encoding uncharacterized protein LOC100245026 isoform X1, translating to MVSREHKRPATPLHEKFQLLRSITNSHALNKTSIIVDASKYIEELKQKVERLNRNIASTAQNSAAQTLLPVQVTVETLEKGFLVNVFSETSCPGLLVSILEAFEELGLNVHDASVSCTDRFQLEAVGGEDEEQVESIDAQVVKQAVMQAIKNWSESISQ from the exons atGGTTTCTAGGGAGCACAAGAGACCAGCAACACCCCTGCATGAGAAGTTTCAACTCCTTCGTTCCATTACTAACTCTCATGCA CTGAACAAGACCTCCATCATCGTTGATGCATCAAAGTATATAGAAGAGCTGAAACAAAAGGTGGAAAGGCTGAATCGAAATATAGCAAGTACTGCACAAAATTCAGCTGCCCAAACTCTCTTGCCTGTG CAGGTTACAGTAGAAACCCTAGAAAAGGGTTTCCTAGTAAATGTGTTTTCCGAGACGAGTTGCCCTGGTCTGCTCGTCTCGATATTGGAAGCCTTCGAGGAGCTTGGTCTTAATGTACATGACGCTAGTGTTTCTTGTACCGATCGGTTTCAATTAGAAGCAGTTGGAGGAGAA GATGAAGAACAAGTAGAAAGCATCGATGCCCAGGTGGTGAAACAAGCAGTTATGCAGGCGATCAAGAACTGGAGTGAAAGTATTAGCCAATGA
- the LOC100265596 gene encoding pentatricopeptide repeat-containing protein At2g27610 isoform X2, whose protein sequence is MVLFNHAAHVYSKCSEFRAACGVFDEMPQRNVFSWTVMIVGSTEHGLFFDGFKFFCEMLNSGILPDKFAYSAIIQSCIGLDSLELGKMVHAQIVMRGFATHIFVSTSLLNMYAKLGSIEDSYWVFNMMTEHNQVSWNAMISGCTSNGLHLEAFDLFVRMKNGACTPNMYTLVSVSKAVGKLVDVNMGKEVQNCASELGIEGNVLVGTALIDMYSKCGSLHDARSVFDTNFINCGVNTPWNAMISGYSQSGCSQEALELYVQMCQNGITSDLYTYCSVFNAIAASKSLQFGRVVHGMVLKCGLDLMVVSVNNAIADAYSKCGFLEDVRKVFDRMEERDIVSWTTLVTAYSQSSLGEEALATFCLMREEGFAPNQFTFSSVLISCASLCFLEYGRQVHGLLCKAGLDTEKCIESALIDMYAKCGSITEAGKVFDKISNPDIVSWTAIISGYAQHGLVEDALQLFRRMELSGIKANAVTLLCVLFACSHGGMVEEGLFYFQQMEDGYGVVPEMEHYACIIDLLGRVGRLDDAMEFIRKMPMEPNEMVWQTLLGGCRVHGNVELGEIAARKILSIRPEYSATYVLLSNTYIETGSYEDGLSLRNVMKDQGVKKEPGYSWISVKGRVHKFYSGDQQHPQKKEIYVKLEELREKIKAMGYVPDLRYVLNNAD, encoded by the coding sequence ATGGTGTTGTTTAACCATGCAGCTCATGTGTATTCAAAATGTTCAGAATTTAGGGCAGCTTGTGGtgtgtttgatgaaatgccaCAGAGAAATGTATTCTCTTGGACCGTCATGATTGTAGGATCAACGGAGCATGGGTTGTTTTTTGATGGGTTCAAGTTTTTCTGCGAGATGTTGAATAGTGGGATCTTGCCAGATAAATTTGCATATTCTGCAATCATCCAGTCATGTATTGGTCTAGACTCTCTTGAATTGGGTAAAATGGTACATGCCCAGATAGTTATGAGAGGCTTTGCAACTCATATTTTTGTTAGTACATCTCTTCTTAACATGTATGCAAAGTTAGGGAGTATAGAGGATTCATATTGGGTGTTCAACATGATGACAGAACATAATCAAGTCTCTTGGAATGCCATGATATCAGGATGTACGTCAAATGGTCTTCACTTAGAAGCATTTGATCTTTTTGTTAGAATGAAGAATGGAGCATGTACACCAAATATGTACACACTTGTTAGTGTTTCGAAGGCAGTTGGGAAGTTAGTTGATGTTAATATGGGAAAAGAAGTTCAAAATTGTGCCTCTGAATTAGGTATAGAGGGTAATGTTCTAGTGGGAACTGCACTGATTGATATGTACTCAAAATGTGGGTCCTTACATGATGCAAGAAGTGTTTttgacacaaatttcattaattgTGGAGTGAATACACCATGGAATGCAATGATCTCTGGCTACTCACAGTCTGGGTGTAGCCAAGAAGCTTTGGAACTCTATGTTCAAATGTGTCAAAATGGCATAACGTCAGACCTTTACACTTATTGTAGTGTCTTCAATGCAATAGCTGCTTCAAAAAGTTTGCAGTTTGGGAGGGTAGTTCATGGGATGGTTTTGAAGTGTGGACTTGATTTGATGGTTGTTAGCGTTAACAATGCCATTGCTGATGCATATTCCAAATGTGGGTTTCTTGAAGATGTAAGGAAGGTTTTCGACAGGATGGAAGAAAGAGATATAGTCTCGTGGACAACCCTGGTGACTGCTTACTCTCAGTCTTCTTTAGGGGAGGAAGCACTGGCCACTTTCTGTCTGATGAGAGAAGAAGGGTTTGCACCCAATCAGTTTACCTTTTCCAGTGTGCTGATTTCATGTGCTAGCCTTTGTTTTCTTGAGTATGGGAGGCAAGTTCATGGTCTTCTCTGCAAGGCTGGCCTGGACACCGAAAAATGCATAGAAAGTGCTCTGATTGACATGTATGCCAAATGTGGTAGTATAACTGAGGCAGGAAAGGTTTTCGACAAGATTTCTAACCCTGATATTGTTTCATGGACTGCCATAATATCAGGTTACGCTCAACATGGTTTGGTGGAAGATGCCCTTCAACTCTTTAGGAGGATGGAGCTGTCAGGCATCAAGGCCAATGCTGTTACCTTATTGTGTGTACTGTTCGCTTGTAGTCATGGGGGTATGGTAGAGGAAGGCCTTTTCTATTTTCAACAAATGGAAGATGGTTATGGTGTGGTTCCAGAGATGGAACATTATGCTTGTATTATTGATCTCTTAGGTCGTGTGGGCCGCCTTGATGATGCTATGGAGTTCATAAGAAAAATGCCAATGGAGCCAAATGAAATGGTCTGGCAAACCCTGTTGGGAGGTTGTAGGGTCCATGGCAATGTTGAGTTGGGAGAGATAGCTGCCAGGAAGATCCTTTCCATTCGGCCAGAGTACTCAGCTACGTACGTTCTTTTATCCAACACATACATTGAGACAGGGAGTTATGAAGATGGCCTTAGTTTGAGAAATGTAATGAAAGACCAAGGAGTGAAAAAGGAACCAGGATACAGCTGGATTTCTGTGAAAGGTAGAGTCCACAAATTCTACTCTGGAGATCAGCAACATCCACAAAAAAAGGAGATATATGTCAAGTTAGAAGAGTTGAGAGAGAAGATTAAAGCTATGGGTTATGTACCTGACTTGAGATATGTATTGAATAATGCAGATTGA
- the LOC100265596 gene encoding putative pentatricopeptide repeat-containing protein At3g25970 isoform X1, which translates to MSFFMKLSASQLPLFELPTAVSNNRTGSLAVSVPSQTAKKSKIVVGRNRPESIGISETYQQTQVQDLIDVLRDCAEKGSIREAKAVHGLVLKSNFEDKDLMVLFNHAAHVYSKCSEFRAACGVFDEMPQRNVFSWTVMIVGSTEHGLFFDGFKFFCEMLNSGILPDKFAYSAIIQSCIGLDSLELGKMVHAQIVMRGFATHIFVSTSLLNMYAKLGSIEDSYWVFNMMTEHNQVSWNAMISGCTSNGLHLEAFDLFVRMKNGACTPNMYTLVSVSKAVGKLVDVNMGKEVQNCASELGIEGNVLVGTALIDMYSKCGSLHDARSVFDTNFINCGVNTPWNAMISGYSQSGCSQEALELYVQMCQNGITSDLYTYCSVFNAIAASKSLQFGRVVHGMVLKCGLDLMVVSVNNAIADAYSKCGFLEDVRKVFDRMEERDIVSWTTLVTAYSQSSLGEEALATFCLMREEGFAPNQFTFSSVLISCASLCFLEYGRQVHGLLCKAGLDTEKCIESALIDMYAKCGSITEAGKVFDKISNPDIVSWTAIISGYAQHGLVEDALQLFRRMELSGIKANAVTLLCVLFACSHGGMVEEGLFYFQQMEDGYGVVPEMEHYACIIDLLGRVGRLDDAMEFIRKMPMEPNEMVWQTLLGGCRVHGNVELGEIAARKILSIRPEYSATYVLLSNTYIETGSYEDGLSLRNVMKDQGVKKEPGYSWISVKGRVHKFYSGDQQHPQKKEIYVKLEELREKIKAMGYVPDLRYVLNNAD; encoded by the exons ATGAGTTTCTTCATGAAACTCAGTGCTTCTCAACTGCCCCTGTTTGAATTGCCAACTGCTGTTTCCAACAATAGA ACTGGAAGTTTGGCTGTAAGTGTACCATCTCAAACAGCCAAAAAATCTAAGATTGTTGTTGGAAGAAACCGTCCAGAGTCAATTGGCATTAGTGAAACTTACCAGCAAACTCAAGTCCAAGATTTGATTGATGTTTTACGCGATTGTGCAGAGAAAGGATCTATAAGAGAAGCAAAAGCGGTTCATGGGCTTGtgttaaaatccaattttgaagatAAGGATTTAATGGTGTTGTTTAACCATGCAGCTCATGTGTATTCAAAATGTTCAGAATTTAGGGCAGCTTGTGGtgtgtttgatgaaatgccaCAGAGAAATGTATTCTCTTGGACCGTCATGATTGTAGGATCAACGGAGCATGGGTTGTTTTTTGATGGGTTCAAGTTTTTCTGCGAGATGTTGAATAGTGGGATCTTGCCAGATAAATTTGCATATTCTGCAATCATCCAGTCATGTATTGGTCTAGACTCTCTTGAATTGGGTAAAATGGTACATGCCCAGATAGTTATGAGAGGCTTTGCAACTCATATTTTTGTTAGTACATCTCTTCTTAACATGTATGCAAAGTTAGGGAGTATAGAGGATTCATATTGGGTGTTCAACATGATGACAGAACATAATCAAGTCTCTTGGAATGCCATGATATCAGGATGTACGTCAAATGGTCTTCACTTAGAAGCATTTGATCTTTTTGTTAGAATGAAGAATGGAGCATGTACACCAAATATGTACACACTTGTTAGTGTTTCGAAGGCAGTTGGGAAGTTAGTTGATGTTAATATGGGAAAAGAAGTTCAAAATTGTGCCTCTGAATTAGGTATAGAGGGTAATGTTCTAGTGGGAACTGCACTGATTGATATGTACTCAAAATGTGGGTCCTTACATGATGCAAGAAGTGTTTttgacacaaatttcattaattgTGGAGTGAATACACCATGGAATGCAATGATCTCTGGCTACTCACAGTCTGGGTGTAGCCAAGAAGCTTTGGAACTCTATGTTCAAATGTGTCAAAATGGCATAACGTCAGACCTTTACACTTATTGTAGTGTCTTCAATGCAATAGCTGCTTCAAAAAGTTTGCAGTTTGGGAGGGTAGTTCATGGGATGGTTTTGAAGTGTGGACTTGATTTGATGGTTGTTAGCGTTAACAATGCCATTGCTGATGCATATTCCAAATGTGGGTTTCTTGAAGATGTAAGGAAGGTTTTCGACAGGATGGAAGAAAGAGATATAGTCTCGTGGACAACCCTGGTGACTGCTTACTCTCAGTCTTCTTTAGGGGAGGAAGCACTGGCCACTTTCTGTCTGATGAGAGAAGAAGGGTTTGCACCCAATCAGTTTACCTTTTCCAGTGTGCTGATTTCATGTGCTAGCCTTTGTTTTCTTGAGTATGGGAGGCAAGTTCATGGTCTTCTCTGCAAGGCTGGCCTGGACACCGAAAAATGCATAGAAAGTGCTCTGATTGACATGTATGCCAAATGTGGTAGTATAACTGAGGCAGGAAAGGTTTTCGACAAGATTTCTAACCCTGATATTGTTTCATGGACTGCCATAATATCAGGTTACGCTCAACATGGTTTGGTGGAAGATGCCCTTCAACTCTTTAGGAGGATGGAGCTGTCAGGCATCAAGGCCAATGCTGTTACCTTATTGTGTGTACTGTTCGCTTGTAGTCATGGGGGTATGGTAGAGGAAGGCCTTTTCTATTTTCAACAAATGGAAGATGGTTATGGTGTGGTTCCAGAGATGGAACATTATGCTTGTATTATTGATCTCTTAGGTCGTGTGGGCCGCCTTGATGATGCTATGGAGTTCATAAGAAAAATGCCAATGGAGCCAAATGAAATGGTCTGGCAAACCCTGTTGGGAGGTTGTAGGGTCCATGGCAATGTTGAGTTGGGAGAGATAGCTGCCAGGAAGATCCTTTCCATTCGGCCAGAGTACTCAGCTACGTACGTTCTTTTATCCAACACATACATTGAGACAGGGAGTTATGAAGATGGCCTTAGTTTGAGAAATGTAATGAAAGACCAAGGAGTGAAAAAGGAACCAGGATACAGCTGGATTTCTGTGAAAGGTAGAGTCCACAAATTCTACTCTGGAGATCAGCAACATCCACAAAAAAAGGAGATATATGTCAAGTTAGAAGAGTTGAGAGAGAAGATTAAAGCTATGGGTTATGTACCTGACTTGAGATATGTATTGAATAATGCAGATTGA
- the LOC104881103 gene encoding protein NUCLEAR FUSION DEFECTIVE 4, whose translation MSNPLSSKYQLSWLSLGGIILLQSVSVTSSLFSTYSSLLGKQFSISRVQVINLIVALETGRLFEWFPSAAADRLPPWTILLIGLSFGSVGYGVQYLYIADKIHTLSYWQVFLLCLLAGNSICWIQTYCYFAAVTNFNKHKNIAALISCYSALSRKVYTSLVEGFQGRIGFQNPSTCLLLNCLVPASVGLVVVLIVGCSKLTEHTETDIFPIAFSIAVATGVYAMLGNTVQPIKNMSPQLQVVTFMLVIMLPIAVPLVKAAHWLIIGRWRSKITPELPCVVTTANCITVIKGIDNMNEEVGEDGKRAGVKVNEGMEKVGKVKLGDEHGVKNIMMSLDFWLFFWVNACGPMLGLVYVNNLRRISESHGNYEVSSLLAVSSTSGFFGRIFLVLFEEYTRRRSILSKPASIVLMMIPMPVSFFLLINGSKTGLYISTGILGACSGAIRATTASTISELFGPQNSVVNQNIVLTNIPIGTLLFGYLDVINYETGGGGNYGICKGFECHHKTFIIWGSISSIGTILSFILHLRTRKFYS comes from the exons atgagcaaTCCATTGAGCTCTAAATATCAACTTTCATGGCTAAGTTTGGGGGGAATTATCTTGCTACAATCCGTAAGTGTCACCAGCTCCCTCTTTTCGACATACTCCTCCCTACTGGGAAAACAGTTCTCTATATCCCGGGTGCAAGTCATTAATCTGATTGTGGCTCTGGAGACTGGACGGCTCTTCGAATGGTTTCCAAGTGCAGCAGCAGACCGCCTTCCTCCATGGACGATACTGTTGATTGGTTTGTCGTTTGGATCAGTTGGTTATGGAGTTCAATACTTGTACATAGCAGACAAGATCCATACCCTATCTTACTGGCAAGTGTTTCTACTATGTCTTCTAGCTGGAAATAGCATTTGTTGGATCCAAACTTACTGCTATTTTGCAGCTGTTACAAACTTCAACAAACACAAAAACATAGCTGCGCTAATTTCATGCTACTCTGCCTTAAGCAGAAAGGTATACACATCTTTGGTTGAAGGATTTCAGGGGAGGATTGGCTTTCAAAATCCAAGCACCTGTCTCCTCTTGAATTGCCTTGTCCCGGCTTCAGTTGGGTTGGTAGTGGTACTCATAGTTGGCTGTTCCAAGCTCACAGAACATACAGAAACAGACATCTTTCCAATTGCATTTTCCATAGCTGTTGCAACAGGAGTATATGCTATGCTTGGAAACACAGTACAGCCTATCAAAAACATGTCCCCGCAGTTACAAGTAGTGACTTTCATGTTGGTGATAATGTTACCTATAGCAGTGCCACTGGTGAAGGCTGCTCACTGGCTCATAATAGGGAGATGGCGCTCTAAGATCACACCTGAGCTACCTTGTGTTGTTACCACAGCAAATTGTATTACTGTCATCAAAGGAATCGACAACATGAATGAAGAAGTAGGAGAAGATGGCAAGAGGGCAGGGGTAAAGGTCAACGAAGGTATGGAAAAGGTGGGGAAAGTTAAGCTGGGAGATGAGCATGGGGTGAAAAACATCATGATGAGTTTGGATTTCTGGCTGTTTTTCTGGGTGAATGCATGTGGGCCTATGCTGGGACTGGTTTATGTAAACAACCTTCGGCGAATCTCTGAATCTCATGGCAATTATGAAGTCTCATCTCTATTGGCAGTGTCCTCTACATCAGGCTTCTTTGGGAGGATTTTCTTAGTTTTGTTTGAGGAGTACACAAG GAGAAGGTCAATATTATCCAAACCAGCATCAATAGTGCTCATGATGATTCCCATGCCTGTATCTTTCTTCTTGCTTATCAACGGCAGCAAAACAGGCTTATACATTAGCACAGGCATCCTAGGAGCCTGTTCAGGAGCCATACGAGCCACAACTGCATCCACAATTTCCGAGCTGTTCGGGCCCCAGAATTCAGTTGTAAACCAAAACATTGTCCTTACAAACATTCCCATAGGTACTCTGCTTTTTGGTTACTTGGATGTTATCAATTATGAAACTGGTGGTGGTGGGAATTATGGGATATGCAAGGGATTTGAATGCCATCATAAAACCTTCATCATCTGGggatccatttcctccattggGACAATTCTAAGCTTTATTCTGCACCTTCGAACACGGAAGTTCTATTCTTAG
- the LOC100250159 gene encoding ribosome biogenesis protein NOP53, whose product MRSTLEKAGLGLLHPVRTVSRSKLHSFGGQRSEMGKKAKGSRKGKKAWRANIGTDDIEDFFEKSTKDALSGGSLAAVPSDSLFFVDKSSDLSVKRKIEKHREKVLRSDSVLQRNAFVQPVPSSTKKKSNTKRKESQIPKEPAEDGPEGENVSDSGMVDIWDDEGQQDTKKKKISKPSLIPAVEVEQPGCSFNPSFESHQDSLAHAVADEMQKVYQNELGPQPVPLTVTGEAVDEEDMYFIEVDDGSDDDQNGKELCENEDTAQEKRSSKIKRVTRVELNRRARSKKLLRAEAEAKRVEALSKEIDCLPDIIQEIAKEDEEKHKRHQRRIVAKQDRLKSRPPRLGKHKFEPAPVQVLLSEEITGSLRKLKGCSTLTRDRYKSLQKRGLLVPTAKKSRK is encoded by the exons ATGAGATCGACCCTAGAGAAGGCCGGCCTAGGGTTATTACACCCAGTGCGTACGGTATCAAGGAGCAAACTCCATAGCTTTGGCGGCCAAAGAAGTGAGATGGGGAAGAAGGCGAAAGGGTCCCGAAAGGGGAAGAAGGCGTGGAGGGCTAACATAGGCACGGATGACATCGAGGACTTCTTCGAGAAATCCACCAAGGACGCTCTCTCCGGCGGCTCCCTCGCCGCCGTGCCCAGCGACTCCCTCTTCTTCGTCGACAAGTCCAGTG ATCTTTCTGTGAAAAGGAAAATCGAAAAGCATAGGGAAAAAGTACTCCGTAGTGATAGTGTACTTCAAAGGAATGCCTTTGTTCAACCAGTTCCATCTTCAACCAAGAAGAaatcaaatacaaaaagaaaggaaagtcaAATTCCAAAAGAACCTGCTGAAGATGGTCCTGAG GGTGAGAATGTTTCAGATTCTGGCATGGTTGACATATGGGATGATGAAG GTCAACAGGACACCAAGAAGAAAAAG ATATCCAAGCCTTCGCTCATTCCAGCAGTAGAAGTTGAGCAACCTGGATGCTCATTCAATCCTTCATTTGAAAGTCATCAG GATTCATTGGCTCATGCCGTTGCAGATGAAATGCAGAAAGTCTATCAAAATGAGTTGGGACCCCAGCCAGTTCCATTAACTGTTACTGGAGAAGCTGTTGATGAAGAAGAT ATGTATTTTATTGAGGTGGATGATGGAAGTGATGATGATCAGAATGGGAAGGAGCTGTGCGAGAATGAGGATACTGCACAAGAGAAAAG GTCCTCTAAAATAAAGAGGGTGACTCGAGTTGAACTGAATAGGAGAGCTAGGTCCAAGAAACTGCTGAGAgcagaagcagaagcaaaaAGGGTGGAGGCACTCTCAAAAGAAATTGACTG CTTACCAGATATAATTCAAGAAATAGCCAAAGAAGACGAGGAGAAGCATAAAAGGCATCAGAGGCGGATTGTAGCTAAACAAGATAGACTCAAATCTCGTCCTCCACGTCTAGGGAAGCACAA ATTTGAGCCTGCCCCAGTTCAAGTCCTATTGTCTGAAGAAATCACTGGATCCCTCCGAAAGCTCAAG GGCTGTAGCACCCTTACAAGGGATCGGTATAAGAGCCTGCAGAAAAGAGGATTGCTTGTACCGACTGCTAAGAAGAGCAG GAAATAA
- the LOC100245026 gene encoding uncharacterized protein LOC100245026 isoform X2, whose translation MVSREHKRPATPLHEKFQLLRSITNSHALNKTSIIVDASKYIEELKQKVERLNRNIASTAQNSAAQTLLPVVTVETLEKGFLVNVFSETSCPGLLVSILEAFEELGLNVHDASVSCTDRFQLEAVGGEDEEQVESIDAQVVKQAVMQAIKNWSESISQ comes from the exons atGGTTTCTAGGGAGCACAAGAGACCAGCAACACCCCTGCATGAGAAGTTTCAACTCCTTCGTTCCATTACTAACTCTCATGCA CTGAACAAGACCTCCATCATCGTTGATGCATCAAAGTATATAGAAGAGCTGAAACAAAAGGTGGAAAGGCTGAATCGAAATATAGCAAGTACTGCACAAAATTCAGCTGCCCAAACTCTCTTGCCTGTG GTTACAGTAGAAACCCTAGAAAAGGGTTTCCTAGTAAATGTGTTTTCCGAGACGAGTTGCCCTGGTCTGCTCGTCTCGATATTGGAAGCCTTCGAGGAGCTTGGTCTTAATGTACATGACGCTAGTGTTTCTTGTACCGATCGGTTTCAATTAGAAGCAGTTGGAGGAGAA GATGAAGAACAAGTAGAAAGCATCGATGCCCAGGTGGTGAAACAAGCAGTTATGCAGGCGATCAAGAACTGGAGTGAAAGTATTAGCCAATGA
- the LOC100243287 gene encoding uncharacterized protein LOC100243287, with protein MGRVAFHMGFKASSIDPIEFGRGKRRSHIMRTIASQLTYLCRRKPGNVRSRNFSSYNGKDERSLEEDAERKVGWLLKLIFAGTATAVAYQFFPYLGDNLLQQSVSLLHVKDPLFKRMGASRLARFAIDDERRMKIVEMGGAQELINMLGAAKDDRTRKEALKALAALSHSEEAVGALHHAGAISVVKSTPDSTECAEIEKYKVNLLKRFQDLRYDIPS; from the exons ATGGGCAGGGTGGCTTTTCATATGGGCTTTAAAGCTAGTAGTATAGATCCCATTGAATTCGGAAGGGGCAAGCGCCGTTCTCACATCATGCGCACAATAGCATCTCAGCTCACT TATTTGTGCAGAAGAAAACCTGGAAATGTTCGATCTCGCAATTTCTCATCTTACAATGGAAAAG ATGAGCGCTCGCTTGAGGAGGATGCGGAAAGAAAAGTTGGATGGCTATTGAAGCTGATCTTTGCAGGGACTGCAACAGCTGTTGCTTACCAGTTTTTTCCATATTTGG GGGATAATTTATTGCAACAGTCTGTATCCCTGTTGCACGTCAAGGATCCATTATTTAAAAGAATGGGAGCATCTAGATTAGCCCGTTTTGCAATAGATG ATGAAAGGCGAATGAAAATAGTGGAGATGGGTGGGGCTCAAGAGCTTATCAATATGTTGGGAGCTGCTAAAGATGACCGCACCCGGAAAGAAGCTTTAAAAGCCCTTGCTGCACTCTCACACTCAG AGGAAGCTGTTGGAGCCCTACACCATGCAGGAGCGATATCAGTTGTGAAGTCTACCCCAGATTCCACTGAGTGTGcagaaatagaaaaatacaaGGTGAACTTGCTGAAAAGATTTCAAGATTTGAGATACGACATTCCATCTTGA
- the LOC100255303 gene encoding BTB/POZ domain-containing protein At3g56230, with protein sequence MMDCSICSAVPFILRPPRNTICAACYESARSIVAFINKLENDKGFDKSNNSIVSPANSSKGFSNALKWVKEMKEIEEELNEKLSFLGGFAAAFRDQIHTDIEVKPGHNGPSLFAHRALLAARSEIFKNMLDSDGCKAAPSNTITLPELNHEELDSLLEFLYSGSLPADKVEKHVYSLSLAADKYEIPFLQKFCEQRMLGSLSSSSALDVLEISDACSSQTVKETALNYIVKNMEDIVFSTRYESFALKNPHLCVQITRASFMDAKNRKNGV encoded by the exons atGATGGACTGCTCAATTTGCAGTGCAGTGCCCTTCATTCTAAGGCCTCCGAGGAATACAATATGTGCAGCTTGCTATGAGAGTGCCAGAAGCATAGTTGCATTCATCAACAAGCTTGAAAACGATAAGGGATTCGATAAATCCAATAACTCCATTGTCTCTCCTGCAAATTCCTCCAAG GGATTTTCAAATGCTTTGAAATGGGTGAAGGAAATGAAAGAGATAGAAGAGGAGCTTAACGAGAAATTGAGCTTTCTTGGAGGATTTGCTGCTGCTTTCAGAGACCAAATTCACACTGATATTGAAGTCAAGCCAGGCCACAATGGACCTTCTCTATTTGCACATAGAGCATTATTG GCAGCAAGGTCAGAGATCTTCAAGAACATGCTGGACTCAGATGGATGCAAAGCTGCACCAAGTAACACCATAACACTCCCGGAATTGAACCATGAAGAGCTTGACTCTCTCCTTGAGTTCCTCTACAGTGGAAGCCTGCCTGCAGACAAGGTGGAGAAGCATGTCTACTCATTATCACTGGCCGCAGACAAGTATGAAATCCCATTCTTGCAGAAGTTCTGCGAGCAGCGAATGCTAGGATCCTTGAGCTCATCCAGCGCTCTCGATGTTCTAGAGATATCCGACGCATGTTCTAGCCAGACAGTGAAGGAGACAGCCTTGAATTACATCGTTAAAAACATGGAGGACATAGTTTTTTCAACTAGGTATGAATCATTTGCCCTCAAGAACCCACATCTGTGTGTACAGATCACAAGGGCATCGTTCATGGATGCTAAAAACCGAAAAAATGGGGTTTGA
- the LOC100250135 gene encoding uncharacterized protein LOC100250135: protein MDKAERTERRPLRRIPLSDCTNTAAAAVSEGVRTAKSSTAKSVARPTKPHPSKKRKPEQNSSSRSDTGSNDIRNAPNPSSLNDAVSPPPPKASTPVRASKSSSNLSSGKVDDDVFEPLTVYNRRNTAAKRKGKEKAVAEPLSCPPLERMRNELNKDGDTRVSKSYTAPNRKKQRVPKNDLSQDFIEEQKAYFAEVDAFELPEEVVSDSELE from the exons ATGGACAAAGCTGAGAGAACTGAGAGAAGACCACTCAGAAGAATCCCCCTCTCCGACTGCACCAACACAGCTGCTGCCGCCGTCTCCGAAGGCGTCCGCACCGCCAAGTCATCGACGGCAAAGTCTGTAGCCAGACCCACAAAGCCCCATCCCTCCAAAAAGAGGAAGCCCGAGCAGAATAGCTCTAGCAGGTCCGATACCGGATCCAACGATATCCGCAATGCCCCAAACCCTAGCTCCCTTAACGACGCCGTTTCGCCTCCGCCGCCCAAAGCTTCGACCCCTGTTCGCGCCTCCAAGTCTTCATCGAATTTGAGTTCTG GTAAAGTAGATGATGATGTTTTTGAACCACTTACTGTCTACAATCGAAGAAATACTGCAGCAAAACGGAAGGGTAAAGAGAAGGCAGTGGCCGAGCCTTTGAGTTGTCCTCCTTTGGAAAGGATGAG GAACGAACTTAATAAGGATGGAGATACTCGTGTATCCAAGTCATACACAGCTCCTAATCGAAAG AAACAGCGTGTTCCCAAAAATGACTTGTCACAAGATTTTATTGAGGAGCAGAAAGCTTACTTTGCAGAGGTTGATGCATTTGAACTACCAGAAGAGGTTGTGTCTGACAGTGAGTTGGAGTAA